Sequence from the Pseudoalteromonas rubra genome:
ATAAATTCCAGCGCGCCCTGCACAGTGCCATCTTCACCACCACGACCATGCAAAGCAATAAAGACTCGATCTACTTGCAGGCTTTTTAGTTCCCACAAATTACGCTCGGCCGGATCGAATGGCACGACGTCAACACCCGCTTCTTCCAGTGCATTGATAATTGCCTGACCCGACTTTAACGACACTTCTCGCTCAGCAGACAAGCCACCCAGCAACACCGCGACTTTGCCAAACTTACTCATAATGCACCTTGCTTCAGCTTTTCGACCGACAACTCTGTTGCTGCCAGTTGTTTTACAATTTGCCCAATATTCCCTGCACCCTGAGTGATCACCAGATCATTATCACGCAGCACATCTGCCAGAACCGCTTTTAAATCCTGGCCATCCACAACATGGATTGGTTCCACACCGCGTTGCCTCAGACTACGACATAAACTCTTGCTGTCAGCCCCAACAATGGGATTTTCACCCGCACTATACACGTCTAACAACAACAATTGATCTACTTCGCTAAGCACTTTAACAAAGTCTTCATAGAGGTCGCGGGTACGAGTATAACGATGCGGCTGATACAACATAACCAAACGTTTATCCGGCCAACCTGCACGCGCAGCACGGATAGTCACTGCCACCTCTGACGGGTGATGACCATAGTCATCAACCAACATCACTTCACCACGTTCATTTTGGAACGAGCCATAGTGCTGGAAGCGGCGTCCAATCCCGGCAAATTTATCCAGAGCCGCTAAAATAGCCTCATTCCCTATATCATGATCTTTTGCCACTGCAATGGCCGCTGTGGCATTCAACGCATTGTGCTTACCTGGCATACTCAGCGTCACCTCGAGCTGCTCACCGGATTTGTGCACCACTTTAAAGCGACTACGATTCTGCGTTTGTTCAAAGTCCACCATACGGTAATCCGCCTCGGGATTTTCCCCATAGGTGATTGCAGGTCTGGCGAATCGTGGCAATAGCTCTTTGGCTACCTCCGAGTCGGTACACACTACTGCCAGGCCGTAGAATGGCAAGTTATGTACAAATTCGACATAGGTGTCTTTCATCTTTTCGAAATCACCATCATATGTATCCATATGATCCGCTTCGATGTTTGTGATCACTGAGACCATAGGCTGCAAATGCAGAAATGACGCATCACTTTCGTCCGCCTCTGCGATCAAGTAATCACTGCTCCCTACCTTCGCATTGCTCCCGGCGCTGTTAAGTAAGCCACCAATAATAAAAGTGGGGTCTAACCTGGCTTCAGCAAAAATACTGGCAATTAAACTGGTCGTTGTGGTTTTACCATGTGTGCCCGCCACTGCAATACCATGGCGAAAACGCATCAATTCAGCCAACATCTCGGCACGTCGTACGACTGGCACCCGGGCACGCTTGGCCGCCTGGATCTCAGGGTTGCTGGTATCGATGGCACTGGAGACCACTACGACGTCGGCATCCTTAATATTATTCTCATCATGGCCAATAAACACTTCAGCCCCAGCACGAATAAGACGCTCCGTCATCGCATTCTGGGCAATGTCAGAGCCCGTAATTCGGTACCCTTCAAAGGCCAGTACCTCCGCAATACCACCCATACCAGCACCACCTATTCCGATGAAGTGGATGGTATTAATGCGCCTCATGGCTCTGCGTCTGTTAATTTCTTTCACTGTTATCTCTTTTAATTCGTTACTTCTTCGCAAATGGCTGCGACTGACTGAGTTGCAGACAACTGAGCGCAGGCTTTTGCTTTATTCGCTTTTTCCCAGATCAGGGCATGATCACGACAATAAGGTACCAAAGTGTCACATAAATGCTGTGCAGATAAGTCGGACTGCGGGATCAACAAGGCCGCCGACTCATCCACTAAGAAACGCGCATTGGCAGTCTGATGGTCATCCACGGCATGAGGCAAAGGCACGAACACTGCCATTTTGCCTGCGGCCGCAATTTCGCTGACCGTCAAAGCACCTGCGCGACACACAACCACGTCGGCCCAGTCATAGGCCTGGTCCATATCATCAATAAACTCTGCTACTTTGGCATTCAGGCCATAACGCTGATAATCAGCCTCAAGGCCGGTATCATTCCCCCTGCCGCTTTGATGCCAGACTTGTAAATCACACGATGTCGTGTCAATAAGCAGTGCCATCGCTTCAGGCACGGTGTCATTCAGCACCTTAGCCCCCAAAGAACCGCCCACCACTAACACGTTAACAGCCTGACCTGGTCGCTTTGGGCTGATCTGAGCCACACTTAAGCGCACAGGATTACCGACAACCTCATGACGACGCTCGGCAAAAGCGTCGGGAAATGCGGCCAATACTCTGCTTGCAATACGCGCCAGCAATTTATTGCTCAATCCGGCCACTGCATTTTGCTCATGGATCACCAAAGGGACCCCGGCTAACTTGGCGGCAAGGCCAACAGGTCCGGTCACATAGCCACCCATTGCCAGAATCACATCCGGACGGCGGCGGCGAATAATCGCTTTAGCCGCAAAAACGGCCCTGAGCACCATCAAAGGGGCATTGAGCAAACGCTTAATGCCATTACCACGCACGCCTTTGACATCAACAAAATCGATGTCAATCCCATGCGCAGGCACCACTTGTGCCTCCATCCGATCTGCGGTGCCGATCCAGGATATCTGCCAGCCCTGAGCTTCAAGCACTTTGGCCACCGCTATTCCCGGGAAAATATGTCCGCCAGTTCCGCCTGCGACCACCAATAAGCGCTTGGTCATTTTTTACCTCCACGCGAGGTTGCCTGACGCGTTGACAGCTTAGTTTCAAAGTCAATGCGCTGTAATAGACCAGCTGCAATGGTCATGATTAATAAGCTTGAGCCTCCATAGGAGATGAAGGGCAAAGTCAGCCCTTTGGTCGGCAGCATGCCCGCACTGGCACCGACATTAACCACGGTCTGGAATGCAAACCAGATCCCAATACCCAGTGCCAAATACCCTTCGTACTCTTTACCCGCTTTGAGTGCTTTTTGTCCGATGAGTAAAGCTCTGAAAACCAGTGTGGCCAGCGTCATCAGGACACAAAAAACGCCGATAAAGCCAAGTTCCTCAGCGACCACAGCAAAAATAAAGTCGTTATGTGCTTCCGGTAAATACTGTAACTTCTGAACACTGTTACCCAGCCCCTGACCAAACCAGCCCCCCTGACCATAAGCCATCAGCGATTGCACTAACTGGTAACCTTTGCCAAAGGGATCTTCCCAGGGTTCCAGGAAACCCACCACACGCGCCATACGATAAGGTTCAAAAATGATCAACATCACCACCAGCAACACACCGGTCAGCATCAGAGCAAAAAACTGCCAAAGTTTTGCACCCGCCAAAAACAACAGCCCGACAGTGGTGACAAACATCACCACGACGGTCCCCAGGTCGGGTTGCATCAGGATCAGAAATGCATACACAGCAAACACAATAATGGGCTTTGCAAACCCTTTAAGGTTTTCCTGTACTTCATCTCGTTTACGGACCAGATAGCCGGCAATATAACTGAAGAAAAAGAGCTTTGCGGCTTCAGCGACTTGAAAACCGATTGGACCAACGGGCAACCAGCGTTTTGAACCATTCACTTCGCGTCCCACAACCAGCACAACGGCCAATAAGACCAGGCCCAACAAGAGTAAATATGGATTAAACCGTTTCCACCAGGTCATGGGCACTGTGGTGCTCAGCCAGAACAATACCATTGCCATTACCAGGAACATACTATGACGCGTTACGATGTGATACGGGTTATCATACAAGCGCTCCGCCACTGGCATAGAAGCACTGGTCACCATCACAAACCCAATCCCAACCAGGCATAACATGGCGTACAACAACGGAACATCGAACAACGAATCCGAAGAGGTTGGGGTGAAGTTGTGCCGCAGTGCGGTCATACTCAGCATGTCTGCCCCTCAACTAATCGACAGAACTCCTCACCACGGGCCATATAGTTGGCATACATATCAATGCTGGCACAAGCCGGTGCCAGTAATACCAGATCCCCGGCCGTTGCCTGCTGAGCAGCCAGTGCCACCGCCTCACTCAGATTATCGACCTTCTGGCTACGGGGGTGTAATGGCATAAAGTCAGCGCCATCCTTACCAAAACAGAAAATTGTTTTGCAGTAGTGCTGTAAGGGGGTCTTGAGTGGAGACAGGTCAGCCCCTTTGGCGTCGCCCCCCACGATCAACAGGATCTGGCCTTGTTCACCCGCCAGGCTTTCCAACGCCGCGACGGTCGCGCCTACATTGGTTGCTTTAGAGTCATTGAAATAGCGTACGCCCTGCACATCAGCAACCAACTGGCAGCGATGTGGTAACCCTTTAAAAGTGCCAAAGGCCGCAATGAAAGCGCTATCTGGCAGCCCCAGCGGAGACAAAAGTGCGATCACAGCTAATGCATTAAACTGGTTGTGTTTGCCTGGCATTGCCAGCGCCTCTGTCGGACATAGCTTGTTGCCATGTAATGCAAAGTAGGTCTGTTCACCTTCTTCTGCTAAACAACAATCAGCCTTATCAAGTGCCACGCTCAATGCGTTGTCATGAGGTACAAAGGTACGCGGGTCTTCAGCGTTATAGACCAGACAATCGACCTGCTGATAGATACGTAATTTTGCTTCACAATACGCGGCAAAGTCCGGGTATCTATCCATGTGATCTTCGGTGATATTGAGGATCATCGCACTCAGGCAGTGCAAACTGTGCGTCGTTTCTAGCTGAAAGCTCGACAGTTCCAGTACAAACACATCAAAGTCCTGCTCCAGCAGGTCAAGCACGGATGTACCAATGTTGCCACCCAACCCGACCTTCAGGCCAGCTTGCTGACACACTTCAGCAGCCAGACTCACAACGGTAGATTTACCATTCGAACCAGTCACGGCAATCACAGGTTTTTCATTTAGCCGTGCAAATAGCTCCACGTCACCGATCACTTCGACGCCAGCGGCGATAGCCTGCGCAACACAAGTCTCATATAACGGTACTCCAGGGCTGATCACAACCAGATCGGTGGCACTCAGTGCAGCCTCTGCAAGCGGGCCAAATACCGCTTCGCACTCTGGCAGATTATGGTTCATCCAGTCTGCCCCTGGCGGCACTGGTCGAGAGTCTACAACCTTAGGTGTGATCCCATGGCGCACCAAAAAGCGCACAATGCCCAGACCGGTTACACCCAGTCCGAGCACGGTAATGTGTTTGTTTTTTAAGGTTTCTAAATAACCCATATCAACACCTTAGTGTACTGCTTTAGCGGATCTTTAACGTTGCCAGCCC
This genomic interval carries:
- the murC gene encoding UDP-N-acetylmuramate--L-alanine ligase, with protein sequence MRRINTIHFIGIGGAGMGGIAEVLAFEGYRITGSDIAQNAMTERLIRAGAEVFIGHDENNIKDADVVVVSSAIDTSNPEIQAAKRARVPVVRRAEMLAELMRFRHGIAVAGTHGKTTTTSLIASIFAEARLDPTFIIGGLLNSAGSNAKVGSSDYLIAEADESDASFLHLQPMVSVITNIEADHMDTYDGDFEKMKDTYVEFVHNLPFYGLAVVCTDSEVAKELLPRFARPAITYGENPEADYRMVDFEQTQNRSRFKVVHKSGEQLEVTLSMPGKHNALNATAAIAVAKDHDIGNEAILAALDKFAGIGRRFQHYGSFQNERGEVMLVDDYGHHPSEVAVTIRAARAGWPDKRLVMLYQPHRYTRTRDLYEDFVKVLSEVDQLLLLDVYSAGENPIVGADSKSLCRSLRQRGVEPIHVVDGQDLKAVLADVLRDNDLVITQGAGNIGQIVKQLAATELSVEKLKQGAL
- the murG gene encoding undecaprenyldiphospho-muramoylpentapeptide beta-N-acetylglucosaminyltransferase; the encoded protein is MTKRLLVVAGGTGGHIFPGIAVAKVLEAQGWQISWIGTADRMEAQVVPAHGIDIDFVDVKGVRGNGIKRLLNAPLMVLRAVFAAKAIIRRRRPDVILAMGGYVTGPVGLAAKLAGVPLVIHEQNAVAGLSNKLLARIASRVLAAFPDAFAERRHEVVGNPVRLSVAQISPKRPGQAVNVLVVGGSLGAKVLNDTVPEAMALLIDTTSCDLQVWHQSGRGNDTGLEADYQRYGLNAKVAEFIDDMDQAYDWADVVVCRAGALTVSEIAAAGKMAVFVPLPHAVDDHQTANARFLVDESAALLIPQSDLSAQHLCDTLVPYCRDHALIWEKANKAKACAQLSATQSVAAICEEVTN
- the ftsW gene encoding cell division protein FtsW, translating into MLSMTALRHNFTPTSSDSLFDVPLLYAMLCLVGIGFVMVTSASMPVAERLYDNPYHIVTRHSMFLVMAMVLFWLSTTVPMTWWKRFNPYLLLLGLVLLAVVLVVGREVNGSKRWLPVGPIGFQVAEAAKLFFFSYIAGYLVRKRDEVQENLKGFAKPIIVFAVYAFLILMQPDLGTVVVMFVTTVGLLFLAGAKLWQFFALMLTGVLLVVMLIIFEPYRMARVVGFLEPWEDPFGKGYQLVQSLMAYGQGGWFGQGLGNSVQKLQYLPEAHNDFIFAVVAEELGFIGVFCVLMTLATLVFRALLIGQKALKAGKEYEGYLALGIGIWFAFQTVVNVGASAGMLPTKGLTLPFISYGGSSLLIMTIAAGLLQRIDFETKLSTRQATSRGGKK
- the murD gene encoding UDP-N-acetylmuramoyl-L-alanine--D-glutamate ligase: MGYLETLKNKHITVLGLGVTGLGIVRFLVRHGITPKVVDSRPVPPGADWMNHNLPECEAVFGPLAEAALSATDLVVISPGVPLYETCVAQAIAAGVEVIGDVELFARLNEKPVIAVTGSNGKSTVVSLAAEVCQQAGLKVGLGGNIGTSVLDLLEQDFDVFVLELSSFQLETTHSLHCLSAMILNITEDHMDRYPDFAAYCEAKLRIYQQVDCLVYNAEDPRTFVPHDNALSVALDKADCCLAEEGEQTYFALHGNKLCPTEALAMPGKHNQFNALAVIALLSPLGLPDSAFIAAFGTFKGLPHRCQLVADVQGVRYFNDSKATNVGATVAALESLAGEQGQILLIVGGDAKGADLSPLKTPLQHYCKTIFCFGKDGADFMPLHPRSQKVDNLSEAVALAAQQATAGDLVLLAPACASIDMYANYMARGEEFCRLVEGQTC